The Arachis ipaensis cultivar K30076 chromosome B05, Araip1.1, whole genome shotgun sequence nucleotide sequence gataagaaaatataagaaggatatttactaattttaaaagaaaatattttttgtaaattTTAATAAGAgggtgtcatgtgacacattttagttattaaattagttagtaatatataaatatataaatataatatataatatagctatatttcaattttagtattttaattttaattttaattttaattaaatttagataCAATTAGATAatgttatattatatattttgattgtcaaattcgtaattagtcattgataatgatatataagagagatagagtGAGTGAATGAATGAGAGatagagaaaagaagagaggagagaggagaattctttaattttagataaaaaaaaattgattttaagtgacatgtggcacattttagccttaaaattagtaatatataataacaaAATCTCCTACCGAAGTCTGCAGCAGTGCTTGATGATTGAGGCTTCACATGCCTACCTGGTCTCTGGTTCTCGATACTTGAGAACCACCGATCTGCTTCTGCAATGCCTTCAACACCGCCATTATTTCAGCAAATTCAGATCTCTGCAGTACTTAAAGACTATCATCCAGTTACAACCCCTCCCAATAAATAGTACATGAACAACCTAATTTCATTATGATGCTAAGATTGATTCCTCAAAGTTTATAGCAGCATCAACCATATTCTATCTTGTTTGAGATCAATTCATTTTATGTTTATTAGTCTAATCTGAAGAGTGATTTTTGTGAAAGTAGCTATTTTTCACTTCCATCTAAAACTGAATTTGAAGCTTATAATCGAATGGTGGGTTCAACTAGAAACCAAATAAGCTGACAAAATATTAAATCAAGTGTCTCGCAATTATGTATAAAGGAAAATTCATACTAGAGATCTTCAACATTGTCTGTGCCATGCTTCAACTTAACATGCTTGAGTGCACTTAGCAATCAGTAAGCATGGAACAAAGATGATATCCATGACAAGAATCCAAATACTCAACCACCAATACAAGGTCAATATCAGTTTCACGGAATAAGTTAATCAGCACTTAAGCAGTGAGGCTATATAATAGTTCTACTTTTGATCCCAAAAGAAATTGTATTAGCATTCAAAAATATTCTACAAGAACAAATGCAATTTCAATTTGTACAACATTGTTTCACTTTTAATTCTTTATTCTAACCCCAGTGATCACAATGCAGAGAAGATTTAGAAAATACCAAAGAAATAGGTGTAAAAATTGTACTTGGCATTAGAATCACCAAATCTTTCATGACAGGTGTAGCTGATAACAAACAAGAAGAAATAAAAGCTTTTCAACATGATTTTAAACAAGAACAATGTAATAATCCCTATATAGGATTTTCCAACAAGAAACAATGAAATAATTCAATTAAGCATTAACTGCTGAGTAACATTTGTTATGAAATGAACAAGGGTTTTAAGATAACATTAATTACAACCGTACATTAATTATGGAAATGAACATAATGTACATATTTTCAATGGATTTCTCAGAATTAAAGCCGAGTAACATTAATTATGAAAATGAACAAAGGTTTTAAGATAATTCATATTTGAACCAAACTAGCCAAATTCCTAGAAATTCCTTCTTGCACAGCCTTTTTTATTTGAAACATCAAGTGTAATCAGAGACTTAGTATACAGGTTTCTTCACCTATGAtcagattttaaaaaataacaaaaatgttGAAATTGTCAACAAAAAAAGTGGGGTCATGCATTTAGTAGATGTACTTGTTTCGAAGATGGCAGTGAAAATCATACATCTATGTCATTAATCTAGCCACCGCATGTCTTTTAGAAGAATTCTAAGAAGATTCAGTCAAATAAAAGACAGTTGCTCATCAGACCAATCATTAGCTCTTAAATACTATGAAGAAATCTTAAGCACTAACCCACCAGTTACAACTAGGAATATCCGCCGAAACAGGATGCATGATAGCCATGGTAACAAAGACTCAAAAATCAGCCAATAACACAAGTTCAAAATTAATTCAACATCAGTGAGTTAACCAAAATCAAGGTGATAGTGACTTCATGGCATTTCCCAAATCCTCCAACCCAATAGATATAAAATTTACCAAGTTCTGTACAAATTTTGACAAcagaaaatttattaatttgagTTGATTTATTCCTCCTTAGTGTCTTTTCAATAAGCCTCTAGCAATCATTTCATGAAGATGTTTCAGCGCTTGATCATTTTCACCTTTTTCCAACAGAGCACGAATAGTTATTTCGTAAGTTACAGCATCCGGAGAGCAACCATTGTCTTCCATTTCCAACTTTAAGGCCAATGCTTCATCAAGTAGGCTCTCTTTGCAGAGCCCCTTTATCATAACATTGTATATCCTTGTGTTTAGGTGATAGCCTTTAATGGAAAGATCTTGAAAAATCTCTTTTGCATTTTTAAGCCATCCACTTTTGCATAGGCCATCTATAAGTATggtgtatgtatatatattcgGATCAATGCCACTCTCTTTCATTTGATTGAATAACATAAGTGCCTTGTCATGTTGTTTGATATTGAACAAAGCATCCATCAAAGAACTGTAAGTGACTATATTAGCGGGTTGACCTCGATCATGTATCTTTTCAAGAAGCTCCAAGGCACAAAGGATTCTCCTTGATTTTCCCAAGCCATCAATTAGAGTACTGTAAGTTACCGTGTCAGGAACCAAGTTCTTGCGACGCATCTCTTCGAAGAGATTCAAGGTGTCATCGATCATTTTACTTTTGCAAAAGCCATTAATCATGATATTGTAACTCCGAACATCAGGAAACACTCTATTATCAGCCATTGTGTTGAATACATATTTTGCCTTATTTACCTTATTAACCAAACAATATCCGTCCATTAAGCTGTTATAAGTAACCACATCTGGTTTCACACCATGTTTTGTCATCACAGCCTACACATTCTTAGCATCTTTGATCTTTCCTTCCTTGCATAGCCCATCGATCAAAATACTATAGGTACGAACATTTGGTATAATGTTTCTAAGCACCATCTCACTTAACAAATCAATGGCTTCCTTATATTGACCCACAAGACACAATCCAAAAATGAGAGAACTGTACGTGATAACATTAGGAGAAATTCCCTTAGCAAGCATTTCAGAGAATAAattaggggtgcacagacccggcccggcccgaaggcccggcccggtcccgaacacttttggggctaatttggtgtgatttcatcgggtttagggtcgggtaagggtctcaaaaatagacccggtcattatttcgggtcgggtccgggtcatagctcgggtcacccgaagtcggcccggtgacccggtcattatacacaattaatattttgtgttattagtgatggatcatgactattcttatgtggaatttaagtattgtaaatcttaatattttgtgttattagtcattataaaactataagttaatgttttatgtttataatgtataagactttagactaatgcataatattatgttatttgtattgatttaaatatttggtattattagacaatattagtattgattgtggttatactttagtattgattgtggttatgctttaattttgaagaagggttggttcttgttatatttttctaagtgaattttaccatgttaaataatggttggagtcttgaaaatttggatatttttacatgctagcttacaagaaggtatcaacgtaatgtaatgttaacggcccggttttcacccggttttcacccggtttttacccggtataattgtggcccgaaagtgtattggtttcatcgggtctagggccgggttcgggtctaataaatagaccaggtgtatatttcgggtcgggtctgggtcacatcaaacccggcttcacccggcccatgtgcacccctagaaTAAATGAAAAGCCTGACTTACAAGTGTATCCTTGCAGAGGCTATCAATAATTGCGCTGTACATGAAGACATCAGGAGCAATGCCATACCGTGGGATCTTTCTCAACACTTGAATAGCAGCTGATGTGTGTCCGGCCTTACAGAGGCCATTGATCAAGGTCCCATAAGTGACTTGGTTGAAGTGAAATCCATGAGCCAGCACTCTGTCATGAAAGCGCACTGCTTTTTCAACACTACCACGGAGACAGAGACCTTTCAGGATTGTTGTCAATGTTACCGTATTAGGTTGATAATCCATTCTGAAAATCTTGGCCAATACAGAGAAAGCAAGTGACATACGACCCATGCCGCAACAACAATTAATTACGATGTTCAAAGTAAATAAGTCGGGAGCGATTCCTCTGGCTTGCAATTGCTGAAAAAGGGAAATGGCGGTGGGGAAATGGTTGGTCTTGGCAAGAGATCCCAAAATCTTGGTGAATTGGATGATGGATGGAGGGCGACGCATAGAGAGCATGCGAGTGAAGGAATCAACAGCTTCATCAACTTGGCGAAGGGATGGGGGCTCAGAATGAGAGTGAAGGGATGAAGAGGAAGGGAAGGAAACAAAATTAGGGATTTGGAGAAGAGAATACCTAAAAATGAAAGTGATCCTTGAGGTTGAGGATGACAACATTTTAGTGATTCGCAGTTAGTAGCATTTGCTATCTTAGCACTGACGAGTCTATATGTTTGCTTAGATGAagaattttctgttttttttgtGTAACACTCTACTACacagagccttacgcttaagtcgtaaaccAGAGGTGACaagatattacgacctctaaaagaaaagacttatataaatatagttgaaagaaattatagctaggagccttgaagaataaacTAAACAAAGCGAAACAGAAAATCGTTTCACACTTGCGTGAATAATCGTAAAACAGATAGGTAAGCTCAAAAGAAGgttaaaaacaaaatatacagatcagagttccaaaaacatagatatcaagctccagactcgacctgcgaaactaaggccggccagagtatatatatatatatatatatatatatatataacccaaaataaaactcaaactacATAACAAgcacctgtttctccaagtcaatctctaggagggacaaacataaaatatatacagaggagaatctatatacatatatacatagcataaatataaaatacagcATCCCAAAATAATCAAACTTCGCTTGCATAGAAAACAACAGACGCTCAGCAAGACacatctcgacctgcatctgaaaacaacaacatagatATGGAAGGAGAACTGgaagttctcagcatggtaatggtgcccacatacataatatataaggtcccaagaaagccagaggcgatcctagaactACGACACTCAGATTTAAAACTTAAAGTTTATAATTAGAAAACCATAAACAGGATAGGTTATCTAAGGTTCTTACTTCTAATTCCTTTCTAACTTAAGCCCTAATTTTCGCCTTCTTCCAATCCTCCAAAACTACGGTACATagacaagcaatacagacaaagcaaacacaagtagggtACAGATACAAcaggtagcaaatatagcagGTAAGTATAGTAATCtcataggcaagcccaattactgtacaatcaaacaaaacacacatatgcatatgatgtatgcctgccctatgactgatgagtctcatctgtcggttatatagccaacccgacatgttcgGTAGCTAACCCAAACATCGTCCTATTGAAAATTGGTGAGCGGTACAGTACCACGATCCTCACCTGGTGGGCGGTAAACCACCTCAATTCCCACCATCTGCGGGTGGTAAACCACCTCGCTCCTCACAGACGTTTTCAATTGAAAAACAGCACACACGTGGGtggtaaataaccacgatccccacaa carries:
- the LOC107642079 gene encoding pentatricopeptide repeat-containing protein At1g12775, mitochondrial-like; this translates as MLSSSTSRITFIFRYSLLQIPNFVSFPSSSSLHSHSEPPSLRQVDEAVDSFTRMLSMRRPPSIIQFTKILGSLAKTNHFPTAISLFQQLQARGIAPDLFTLNIVINCCCGMGRMSLAFSVLAKIFRMDYQPNTVTLTTILKGLCLRGSVEKAVRFHDRVLAHGFHFNQVTYGTLINGLCKAGHTSAAIQVLRKIPRYGIAPDVFMYSAIIDSLCKDTLVNKAKYVFNTMADNRVFPDVRSYNIMINGFCKSKMIDDTLNLFEEMRRKNLVPDTVTYSTLIDGLGKSRRILCALELLEKIHDRGQPANIVTYSSLMDALFNIKQHDKALMLFNQMKESGIDPNIYTYTILIDGLCKSGWLKNAKEIFQDLSIKGYHLNTRIYNVMIKGLCKESLLDEALALKLEMEDNGCSPDAVTYEITIRALLEKGENDQALKHLHEMIARGLLKRH